The following are encoded in a window of Dioscorea cayenensis subsp. rotundata cultivar TDr96_F1 chromosome 16, TDr96_F1_v2_PseudoChromosome.rev07_lg8_w22 25.fasta, whole genome shotgun sequence genomic DNA:
- the LOC120279633 gene encoding uncharacterized protein LOC120279633, translating to MAATSSRIRSLRAPSSAHRRSCACSPTTHPGSYRCSDHKIVVPQRPIAVSPSQTQIGLLSGDWARRVLVLAALSRPSSHLNHRKAVFQPRPSRLSSVSSADDL from the coding sequence ATGGCGGCGACCTCCTCTCGGATCCGATCTCTTCGCGCCCCCTCCTCCGCCCATCGCCGGAGCTGCGCCTGCTCCCCGACTACCCACCCCGGCTCCTACCGCTGCAGCGATCACAAGATCGTTGTTCCCCAACGACCCATCGCCGTTTCACCGTCGCAGACCCAGATCGGGCTATTGAGCGGTGATTGGGCTCGTCGCGTCCTCGTCCTCGCCGCGCTAAGTCGTCCTTCTTCCCATCTCAACCACCGCAAGGCTGTATTCCAGCCTCGCCCTAGCCGGCTCTCCTCCGTCTCCTCCGCCGATGATCTCTGA